From a single Alloactinosynnema sp. L-07 genomic region:
- a CDS encoding type VII secretion target, whose amino-acid sequence MPSGYGVLTGELDAMAGRVDGLADRLSTAADAARSVAMNDSAYGVVCQPFAMLLQPFEELGVQALTKAVETVAEGAAKIKETSRAYDANETAESARFDGMAR is encoded by the coding sequence GTGCCTAGCGGATACGGTGTCCTCACGGGGGAACTCGACGCGATGGCGGGCCGGGTCGACGGCTTGGCCGACCGCCTGAGCACCGCCGCCGACGCCGCGCGGTCGGTGGCCATGAACGACTCCGCCTACGGCGTCGTGTGCCAACCGTTCGCGATGCTGCTCCAGCCGTTCGAGGAGCTGGGCGTCCAGGCGCTCACCAAGGCCGTGGAGACCGTCGCCGAGGGCGCGGCCAAGATCAAGGAGACCTCGCGGGCCTACGACGCCAACGAGACCGCCGAGTCGGCCCGCTTCGACGGGATGGCGCGATGA
- a CDS encoding YbaB/EbfC family nucleoid-associated protein: MTDPLANVQRLVDEWERDAVEKAERYENMRQEVERVSITESAANGAVSVTIGHNGIPSDVTMTDAVSRLRPEQIAGAVLDAMRKAQARYPAELARIMGDTVGDTAATRHILAEAERNFPSAEPDDPPAPRRRGPDDGDFSDETFLR, from the coding sequence ATGACCGACCCCTTGGCCAACGTCCAGCGGCTCGTCGACGAGTGGGAGCGCGACGCCGTCGAGAAGGCGGAGCGCTACGAGAACATGCGGCAGGAGGTCGAGCGGGTCTCGATCACCGAGTCCGCGGCCAACGGCGCCGTCAGCGTCACCATCGGGCACAACGGCATCCCCTCGGACGTCACGATGACCGACGCGGTTTCCCGGCTGCGACCCGAGCAGATCGCGGGCGCGGTCCTCGACGCGATGCGCAAGGCACAGGCGCGGTACCCGGCCGAACTCGCCCGGATCATGGGTGACACGGTCGGGGACACCGCGGCCACCCGGCACATCCTCGCCGAGGCTGAGCGCAACTTCCCCAGCGCCGAGCCCGACGATCCGCCCGCGCCGCGGCGGCGGGGTCCCGATGACGGGGACTTCAGCGACGAAACCTTCTTGAGGTGA